A region of the Rhodothermia bacterium genome:
GTGTTCAATACGGCAGCAGCAGATGCTTACGTGGTTGGTCGGGTGGTCTGCCTGATTCGTCGCTACTAAGTTTGCGCTGTGATGCGATGATGCGCTGTGATGCGATGATGCGCTGTGATGCGATGATGCGCTGTGATGCGATGATGCGCTGTGATGCGGTCCTCTTGGGAGCGAGTGTGTTCCTACGTGGCTTAAGTCGTTTTAATTGGTGTAAATTTGTGCGTAGGTTTAAGGTACACGATAAGAAAATGGGGCGTGCGTCGTATCTTATTTGTCTTTAAACGGATTTACCGAAACCGAAAACAAGCCTGCTCGTTAAGGCAGTGATTTATACAAACGTAAAAAACCAATTTTGAGGTCACCCGTTTTGCCATATCAGCCGGAAGTTTTGTCTGCAGCTGCGGAAATAGATCGTCAACTTTCGCGGTTGTTAGACAATTTCTCTTCCGAAAACCAAAAACACAGGTTAGTGCGCTTGGAAAGTCCGGTGCAGGATGTGGATTTGTTTTCTTGGCTATCACACCAATCACACCACCAAAAACTTTTTTGGGGCGATCGCAACCGAGCCAGTATGGTGGCGGCGGTTGGGGTGGCGCATGCCATTGTCTCGGAGACGTCTGGATTCCCATTTCGCCGCATGGCAGAAGCCCAACGTTTGTTGCAAACAGAACCAGCTGCCCGCTTTTATGGTGGCCTCCGGTTTGAACATACGGTTCCGGATGAAGAATGGGAATTGTTTGGCCAGTTTAGCTTTTTTCTCCCTCGTTTCGAGATGATACGGGACGGCGAGACGCAAAAGTTGGCTTGTAACCTTGTTTTCCCAACCGATGAACACGAAATTGAAAAAATCAGGTCAGAACTAAGAACATTGGTTTTTCCAGAAGAACCGCTCGTCGGTGCGTTTTCCTTGCCGATCTCCCGTGAAAATGATCCCAAAGAACGGGGATGGCAGAAAAAGATACTTTGGCTTCTGGAGGCATTTACCAAAAAGGAATTACACAAAGTGGTACTGGCACGAAGGGCGGCATTTCGCTTTCCCGTAGCCCTTAATCCAGTTTTACTCCTCAAAAAACTGTACGAGTGCAAGCCCGATTGTTTCCACTTTTTCTTTCAGCCAGATCAAGGTACGGCGTTTATTGCCGCTACTCCGGAACGTTTGTATTGCCGGAAAGGGCAGCACATCATGAGCGAGGCGGTTGCAGGCACGCGCCCACGTGGTAGCTCGCCGCTACACGACATGGCAATTGCGCAAGAACTATTACACTCCGAAAAAGACCTTCGAGAACATAATTATG
Encoded here:
- a CDS encoding isochorismate synthase, yielding MRSPVLPYQPEVLSAAAEIDRQLSRLLDNFSSENQKHRLVRLESPVQDVDLFSWLSHQSHHQKLFWGDRNRASMVAAVGVAHAIVSETSGFPFRRMAEAQRLLQTEPAARFYGGLRFEHTVPDEEWELFGQFSFFLPRFEMIRDGETQKLACNLVFPTDEHEIEKIRSELRTLVFPEEPLVGAFSLPISRENDPKERGWQKKILWLLEAFTKKELHKVVLARRAAFRFPVALNPVLLLKKLYECKPDCFHFFFQPDQGTAFIAATPERLYCRKGQHIMSEAVAGTRPRGSSPLHDMAIAQELLHSEKDLREHNYVHTFIRDALVGLCDTLKTDENASLMTLTRRMHLYARVEGTLKTGIRDADLLRVLHPTPAVGGFPTPEAVSTIAALEPFDRGWYAGPIGWIGAKAAEFAVGIRSGLLRKDTLFLYSGAGIVLGSTPEDEWAEIEQKISDFLEVLGLEV